The genomic stretch TATTGGGAAAGAGGAAGCTTTAAAATATTTTCAAAATGAAATAAAAACTAATGATGTAAATTCTAGTCTTTGGGGGTCATTAGGACAAATATATATGGATGTATTTGCAAATTATGAAGAAGCTGAAAAAGCTTTTAAAAATGCTTTTAAATATAGTTTAAATGGTCAGTATTTATATGATAGGTCTAGGGCATTAATGGGGCTTAAAAAATACAAAGAAGCAATAGAAGTTCTTTTAGAGTCAAGAGAAATCTCTGAACAAGAAGAAGAACTAACAGATGCAGAAGATATAGAACTTGTTCGTTGCTATATAGCACTAAAAGATAGAAAGAATGCTGAAAAGTATTTAAAGTTTGCAAAAGAAGGTATAGATAATATTCATGAAGAATATATAGATGAATACAAAGGTACTTTAGCTGAGTTAGAAAATTTAATAAATAAACTATAAAAATATAAAATAAGAGGTGAAGATTTTGAAAAAAGAATTATTAGAAAAAATAGGAAAATTACATGAAGCAGAAAAATATCAAGAAATAATAGACTTAATAGAAGGATTACCTAAAGAACAATTAGATACAGACTTAATAGGAGAATTAGGAAGAGCTTATAATAATATAGAAAATTATAAAAAAGGTTTAGAAATATTGAAAAGTATAGAAACTGAAGTAGGAGATACTGTACTTTGGAATTGGAGAGTAGGTTACTCTTACTTTTTCTTAGAAGACTATGTTAATGCAAAAAAACATTTTTTAAAAGCATATGAATTAGATCCAGATGATGAAGATGTTTGTAACTTCTTAGTAGAAGTATATTTATCTTTAGCAAGAAATGAAGATCAAAAAGGAGATTCTATAAAAGCTCTTGAATATGCTTTTGAAAGTAGAAAATATATTAGAAATGATGATTCTGAACTAGAAGCAGAGACATTAATAGCTTGGTTATATGATAAATCTATGGACTATACTAAGGCTGAAAAAATACTTAGGTCTGTACTAGCTAAAAATAAAGAAAACGAATGGGTACTTTCTGAGTTAGGTTATTGTTTATCTGGGCAAGGAAAATATGAAGAGGCATTAGAGTACTTTCTTGCTGTGAAAGATTATGAAGGAGATGAAGGATGGCTCTACCAAAAAATTGCAATATGTTATAAAAATCTAGATAAAAAAGAAGAGGCTCTAAAATATTATTTAATGGCTGCTGAACTAGATGAAGAAGATACTTATTCAATGTCAGATATAGCTTGGCTTTATAATAATTTAGGAAAACATGGAGAAGCATTAAAATTTTTACAAAGATTAGAAAAAATTGGGGTAGATGATTCTTGGACAAACACAGAATATGCTTATTGTTTATCAAAACTTAATAGATATGAAGAAGCAATTGAAAAGTATAGATATGCTTTAAAATTAGATGATGAAGAAAAAGATGAGGCATATATTTATAGTCAACTTGGTTTGTGCAATAGAAATCTAGAAAGATATGAAGAAGCTATAGAAGCTTTTACACAAGCTAAAAAATGGGGTAGAAATGATGCTTGGATAAATGATGAAATAGGACATTGCTATAAGAAAAAAGGAGATATAAAAAAGGCATTAGAATTCTATTTAATAGCTGAAAAAGAGAATAAAAAAGATCCTTATCTTATGTCAGATATAGCTTGGATTTATGATGGTTTAGGTCAATATGAAGAAGGATTAAAATATATAAAAAAAGCAGTAAAACTTGGAAGAGATGATGCTTGGCTTAATGAAGAATATGGTGCTTGTTTAGCAGGTTTGGATAGATATGAAGAAGCAATTGAAAAATATAAATATGCTTTAAATTTAGATGATGAGGGAAAAGATGAGGCATATATTTATAGTCAACTTGGTTGGTGTTATCGTCAATTAGAAGATTATGAAAAAGCACTTGAATGCCAGAATCAAGCAAGGGAATTTGGAAGAAATGATATTTGGCTAAATACAGAAATATCAGTATGTTATGAGAAACTAGGAGATTATGAAAAAGCACTTGAATATGCATTAATAGCTTATGAATTGGATAGAGATGATATACGTTCATTGTCACAAGTTGGTTGGTTTTATGACTATATGGAGAAATATGAAGATGGACTTCCATTTTTATTGAGAGCTGAAGAATTAGGAAGAGATGATGAATGGATTAATACTGAAATAGCTACAAACTTAGGTAGAAGTGGAAAAACTAGTGAAGGAATTGAAAGATTACATAAATCTCTAGCTATGGTTAGTGAAGAGGATATTAATCAAAGAATTTTTATAAATTCTGAAATAGCTTGGCTTTATGGAAGATTAGAAGAACCACAACCAGAAGAAGCTCTTAAATATCTAAATATAGCAAAAGAACTAGGGAGAGATGACCAATGGCTACATTCAGAAATTGGATATCAATTAGGCTATAATCAAGAGAAAAGAAAAGAATCACTAGAACATTTCGATAGAGCTATGGAATTAGGAAGAAATGATGCTTGGATTTTTGAAATGAGAGGAATAGTTTTACTAGATTTAAACAGATATCAAGAAGCCTTAGATTCGTTTAGAAATGCTTATGATTTAAATAGTGATAGCTGGTATCTATATTCTATGGGTAGATGTTTAAGAGGTTTAGAAAGATATGAAGAAGCTATAAAAGTTCTTTTAGAATCAAGACAGATATCAATAGATAAAAATGATGTTGTAGATGGAGAAGATTTTGAACTTGCTTATTGTTATATTGGAATTGGTGACAAAGAAAATGCACAAAAATATTTAGACTCAGCTAGAGATTCTGTTACTCAAAGAGGAGTTTTAAATGATTATATGAAAGAAAAAATTGAAGAAATAGAAAAAGGAATACTTTCTTTAAATCAATTTTTAAATTAAATAAGTCTATAAAAAATAAAAAATAGTTTGCTACTGAGTACATTTCTTATATAAAAAAATTGTATAAATGCTATGATAAATAAAAAAATATAAGAGGTGAAGATTTTGAAAGAAAAATTATTAGAAAAAATTGAAAGATTAATTGAAACAAAAAATCATCAAGTAATAATAGACTTAATAGAAGGGTTACCAGAAGAAGAATTAGATATAGAATTAATAGGAGAATTAGGAAGAGCTTACAATAATGTGGGAAATTATGAAAAAGGCTTAGAAATATTAAAAAGTATAGAAACTGAAGTAGGAGATACTGCTCTTTGGAATTGGAGAGTAGGTTATTCTTACTTTTTCTTAAAAGATTTTATTAGTGCTAAAAAGTGTCTTTTAAAAGCATATGAATTAAATCCTCATGACAATACTATTTGTGATCTTTTAATAATAACATATGCAAATTTATCAAAACTTGAAAATAAAAATGGAAATTCAGAAAAAGCCATAGAATATGCTCTTGAAAGTAGAAAATATAGCTATGATGAAAAAGGAATTATGGAAGCAGATTCTTTCCTAGCATGGTTATATAATAAGTATAAAGAGTATACAAAAGCTGAGGAAATACTTAGAAAACAATTAGCTAGAAATAAAGATGATAAGTGGACACTTTCTGAGTTAGCCTACAGTTTATGTGGACAAGGAAAATATGAAGAAGCTATTGAAAAATTTGAATATGTTTTGAGTTTAGAGGTAGAAGATGAAGGAAATTTAGAATTTATTTATAGTCAACTTGGTTGGTGTTATCGTCACTTATGGAACTTTGAAAAAGCTCTTGAATATCTAAATAAAGCAAAAGAACTTGGAAGAAAAGATGTTTGGATAAATGTAGAAATGACACTTTGCTATCAAAATTTAGAAGATTATGAAAAAGCTCTTGAATATGCATTGATTGCCTATGAATTGGATAGAAATGATGTACATGTATTATCAGAACTTGGAGTTATTTATGGTTGTATGGAAAAATATAAAGAAGCACTTTTATTTTTATTAAGAGCTGAGAAATTAGATAAAAATGATGAGTGGATTAATACTGAAATAGCTATAAACTTAGGTAGAAGTGGAAAAGTTAATGAAGGAATTGAAAGATTGAAAAAGTCTTTAACTATGGTTGGAGAAGATGATATTGATAGAAAAATTATTATAAATTCTGAACTAGCTTGGTTTTATGGTAAATTAGAAGAGTCAAAAACAGATGTAGCTCTTAAACATCTAAATAAAGCAAAAGAACTTGGAAGAGATGATGAATGGCTACATTCAGAAATGGGCTATCAATTAGGACAGAATCCTAAAACATCTAAAGAAGCATTAGAACATTTTGAAAAAGCTATGAAATTAGGAAGAAAAGATGCTTGGATTTTTGAAATGGTAGCTTGTGCATTGTTTAATTTAGATAGATATGAAGAAGCATTAGATTATTTTAGAAAAGCATATGCTGAAAAAAATGATAATTGGTATCTATATTCTATGGGTGAATGTTTAAGAAAACTAGAAAGATATGAAGAAGCAATAGAGGTTCTTTTGGAATCAAGACGGATATCATTAGCTGAAGAAGATGCAGTAGATGGAGAAGATTTTGAACTTGCTTATTGCTATATAGGAATGGGTGACAAAGAAAATGCACAAAAATATTTAGATTTAGCTAGAGATTCTGTTATTAAACAAGGGGCTTTAAATGAATATGTAAAGGAAGATATTGAAGAAATAGAAAAAGGTATACTTTCTCTAGAGAATTAACTAAACATTTTAATAAGAATTAATTTCTTTACCAAAAGAAGTTGATTCTTATTTTTTTTAATATTTTGTAACATTTGTTACAGAAAAAACTTTACAAGAATTGTATAATTTACTAAAATAATAAAGAAATAAAAATAAAATATAGATTGATATTTAAAAGGAGAGGTTAGAATGTATATAAGTAAATCAATGTCAATAAAATCAATAGTGGAGAAATATCCAGAAACAATTCCAGTTTTTGCAAATATTGGATTCAAAGGATTAGATAATCCAGCAGTTTTACAAAAATTAGAGGAACAAGGAATCACTTTAGAAAAAGCAATGATGATAAAGAAAGAAGATGTGGATGCTTTTATTCCAATGTTACAACATGCAATAGCATCTGTTGAAAGAGAAGATGAAGGAGTGAAAGAAGCTTCTCTTATGGGACTTTTACCTTGTCCAGTTAGAATTCCTTTATTAGAAGGCTTTGAAAAATATTTAGCAGATAACAAAGATATAAAAGTTAAATATGAATTAAAGGCTGCTTACTCAGGACTTGGTTGGATAAAAGATGAAGTAATAGATAAAAATGATATAGATAAACTAGCAGATATGTTTATTTCAGCTGGTTTTGACTTATTCTTTGATAAGGATTTAATGGGTAAATTCAAAGAACAAGGAATATTCAAAGATATGACAGGTATTGAAAAATACAATACAGATTTTGATAATGAAAATATTCATTTAAAAGATCCACATGGAGATTATTCTATGATAGGAGTTGTTCCTGCTATATTTATAGTTAATAAAGCAGCTTTAAATGGTAGAGAAGTTCCTAGATCTTGGGAAGATTTATTAAAACCTGAATTTGCAAAATCTGTTTCATTACCAATAGCAGATTTTGACTTATTCAACTCAATATTAATTCATATTTATAAATTATATGGTTTTGAAGGTGTAAAAAGTTTAGGGCAATCTTTACTTTCTAACTTACACCCTGCACAAATGGTTAAAGCAAAAGAGCCAGTTGTAACAATAATGCCTTACTTCTTCTCTAAAATGGTACCAGAAAAAGGACCAAAAGAAGTTATATGGCCAAAAGAAGGAGCAATTATATCTCCAATATTTATGTTAACTAAAGCATCAAAAGCAAAAGAATTAGATAAAATAATTAAATTTATGAGTGGAAAAGCAGTTGGAGATACTTTGGCTAATCAAGGTTTATTCCCAAGTGTACACCCAGAAGTAAAAAATCCAGTAAATGGTAGACCAATGCTTTGGGTTGGTTGGGACTTTATCTATTCAAATGATATGGGAGAATTAATTAAAAAATGTGAAGAAACATTTAAAGAAGGAGCAGGAGAATAATGAAACTTATAACAGTATCAGGACCACCTTCATCTGGAAAGACTTCACTTATTATTAAAACAATAGAAAGTTTAAAAGCTCAAAATATAAAAGTTGGAATAGTGAAATTTGACTGTCTTTATACAGATGATGATATTTTATATGAAAAAGCAGGAATACTTGTAAAAAAAGGATTATCAGGTTCAGTTTGTCCAGACCACTTTTTTGCAAGTAATATAGAAGAAGTTGTACAATGGGGAAAAACTAATGACTTAGACTTATTGATAACAGAAAGTGCTGGACTATGTAATAGATGTTCACCTTATTTAAAAGATATTAAAGCTGTGTGTGTAATAGATAACTTAAGTGGAATAAACACTCCAAAGAAAATAGGACCTATGCTTAAACTTGCAGATGTTGTAGTTATTACAAAAGGAGATATAGTTTCACAAGCAGAAAGAGAAGTTTTTGCTTCAAGAGTACAAACTGTAAACCCTAAGGCAGCAATAATTCATATAAATGGTTTAACAGGACAAGGAACTTATGAATTTGGGTCTTTAATAATGGATAAGAATGAAGAAATAGACACAGTTATAGAAAGAAAATTAAGATTTCCATTACCATCAGCAGTATGTTCTTATTGTTTAGGTGAAACTAGAATTGGAAGTAGCTATCAATTAGGAAATATTAGAAAGATAAATTTTGAAGAACAATAAAAATAGCTTGTTAAGATTATAAATATAATAAAAACAGTTCATTGCTAACTAAATTTCTTAACGATAAAAAATTAATGTTCGCATCTAAGAAACTCTAAGCAATAGATTGCTAAGTGTTTCTAAGAAATTCAGCAAACTCGTTTCACTCAGACACAGTGAAATTTGCTCGGCTCACTTGCTTTAATTTTTCATCTAAAATTTAGAATGCAATTTCACTTGTTTTTATTTATATTGTAAAACTTGCTTATTTTATTGTTCATGGGTATAGATTAAGGAGAGGAAATGAGTATAGACAATAATGAATTAGATGAAATGGACTTTGACCTTTTGGATATACTTGGAGTTACAGAGCAAAAAGTTGAAAGCATAACTTTACTTCCAGGATATAATAAAAAAGGTGAAAAAGAAGGCTATGAAGAATTAGTAATAAAGGCAGGAGAAATTGTTGCCATAGTAGGACCAACAGGTTCAGGAAAAAGTAGATTACTTGCAGATATAGAATGGGGAGCACAAGGAGATACTCCAACAAAGAGAACGGTTCTTGTAAATGGAGAATTAATGGATTCAAAAAAGAGATTTTCTCCAAGCTATAAATTAGTTGCTCAACTTTCACAAAATATGAACTTTGTAATGGATTTAACTGTAAGAGAATTTATAGATTTACATGCAGAAAGTAGACTTGTTTTAGATAGAGAAAGTGTAATAGAAAAAATATTTAACCAAGCAAATGAACTTGCAGGAGAAAAATTTACAATAGATACTCCAATAACAAGTTTAAGTGGTGGACAATCAAGAGCATTGATGATTTCAGATACTGCTATTTTAAGTACATCTCCAATAGTTCTTATAGATGAAATTGAAAATGCAGGTATAGATAGAAAAAAAGCCTTAGACTTACTTGTTGGAAATAATAAGATAGTTTTAATGGCAACACATGATCCTATTCTTGCTCTTATGGGAGACAGAAGAATAGTTATTAAAAATGGAGGAATCAATAAAGTTATTGAATCAACTCCAGAAGAAAAAAATATCTTAGGTGCTTTAACAGAGCTTGATGATGTAGTACAAGGTATGAGAAATAAATTAAGATATGGAGAAAGACTAGAATTAGATTTTGAAATTAAGAAAAAATAATAAATTTAAAATGATGAAAAAGTATGTAATGATTTAAACATACTTTTTCATTTTTTATTTAAAAACAAAAAAGTATTTGATTTTAAAAGAAAAATAATATACAATAATCCTTATTATTTAATATAAATTAACAAAATTTAATGGAACAATAAGCCAAACAATTTATACAAGTGATGGTTTTAGAATAAGAGCAGAACGACATGTATTATTGTCAGGAGAAGTTTATAATCCAAGACATCATGGGGTTCATTATCATCTAGAATATAAAGTAGATTTAATTGAAAGTTGGAATGATAAAAATAATGTTCATAAATTTTATCCTAATGGTTATACAATGGAAGTGGATTTTTACCAGGAGAAGCTTTTCCTAATTAAAAAAGGAGGAAAACTAAAATGGAATGGATAAATATAATAAGTAATAGGGATACTAGGGTATCTAAAATAAATATAAATAACTTATATGTCACCTTAGAGATTAAATGTTGGAATGGAGAATTAAGAAAAATAAATTTTAAAAATTACCATATTGTTAAAGAAAAAAATTCTATTGATGAGGAAATAGGTGACATAAAAATAGAAATACACTCTAGTCTAGTAGAGGAATTAAAACAGGATATTTTAAATGGAGGAGGAAGATTGAATGAAATAAATGATATAAAACATTTAATTTTTTATGACTCATGGAATAATAGAGTAATATTGGAGATATTGGCAGAAATAACAGAATATATATAGATCTAAATAATAAAAAATATATGGATGGTAAAAACATGAGTAAATATAATGTATATAGAAGTATAATAGACAAAAACATAAAAAAGGAATTTAAAGATTCTGATTGGTGTACTAGTTTAATGTATTATGGAACATGGCAATGTAAAATAGATGGTTTAATAGCTGCTACATATCTATTTTGTCCTGAAATTATAGAAATAGAAGGTCATATTTTCATAAAAGAATTTTGTACTTATGAAGAAGGAGAAGAAACAGATTTTCTAAATGAATTGAATGTAACTGGAAAATGGAGTGGAGTATCTCCTTCTGGAGTAACAATAGAAGGATTTGTTCAAAATGATTATATTAAAACAGCCTATCCACAAAGACCTGTTTCTACTCCTTAAAAAAATAAAAAGGAAGTGATAATATGAAGTTAAAATTATGTTATAAGAAAGTGAAATTTCCACCAGAAATTATGTTAAAAAAAGTTATAGAACCTGCTATGGAAGCACCAAAAGAAGATAAAACTTTAAATTTATTTTTAAGTAAACTAGGTAAA from Fusobacterium hwasookii encodes the following:
- a CDS encoding GTP-binding protein, which produces MKLITVSGPPSSGKTSLIIKTIESLKAQNIKVGIVKFDCLYTDDDILYEKAGILVKKGLSGSVCPDHFFASNIEEVVQWGKTNDLDLLITESAGLCNRCSPYLKDIKAVCVIDNLSGINTPKKIGPMLKLADVVVITKGDIVSQAEREVFASRVQTVNPKAAIIHINGLTGQGTYEFGSLIMDKNEEIDTVIERKLRFPLPSAVCSYCLGETRIGSSYQLGNIRKINFEEQ
- a CDS encoding tetratricopeptide repeat protein, with product MKEKLLEKIERLIETKNHQVIIDLIEGLPEEELDIELIGELGRAYNNVGNYEKGLEILKSIETEVGDTALWNWRVGYSYFFLKDFISAKKCLLKAYELNPHDNTICDLLIITYANLSKLENKNGNSEKAIEYALESRKYSYDEKGIMEADSFLAWLYNKYKEYTKAEEILRKQLARNKDDKWTLSELAYSLCGQGKYEEAIEKFEYVLSLEVEDEGNLEFIYSQLGWCYRHLWNFEKALEYLNKAKELGRKDVWINVEMTLCYQNLEDYEKALEYALIAYELDRNDVHVLSELGVIYGCMEKYKEALLFLLRAEKLDKNDEWINTEIAINLGRSGKVNEGIERLKKSLTMVGEDDIDRKIIINSELAWFYGKLEESKTDVALKHLNKAKELGRDDEWLHSEMGYQLGQNPKTSKEALEHFEKAMKLGRKDAWIFEMVACALFNLDRYEEALDYFRKAYAEKNDNWYLYSMGECLRKLERYEEAIEVLLESRRISLAEEDAVDGEDFELAYCYIGMGDKENAQKYLDLARDSVIKQGALNEYVKEDIEEIEKGILSLEN
- a CDS encoding ATP-binding cassette domain-containing protein, with product MSIDNNELDEMDFDLLDILGVTEQKVESITLLPGYNKKGEKEGYEELVIKAGEIVAIVGPTGSGKSRLLADIEWGAQGDTPTKRTVLVNGELMDSKKRFSPSYKLVAQLSQNMNFVMDLTVREFIDLHAESRLVLDRESVIEKIFNQANELAGEKFTIDTPITSLSGGQSRALMISDTAILSTSPIVLIDEIENAGIDRKKALDLLVGNNKIVLMATHDPILALMGDRRIVIKNGGINKVIESTPEEKNILGALTELDDVVQGMRNKLRYGERLELDFEIKKK
- a CDS encoding tetratricopeptide repeat protein → MKKELLEKIGKLHEAEKYQEIIDLIEGLPKEQLDTDLIGELGRAYNNIENYKKGLEILKSIETEVGDTVLWNWRVGYSYFFLEDYVNAKKHFLKAYELDPDDEDVCNFLVEVYLSLARNEDQKGDSIKALEYAFESRKYIRNDDSELEAETLIAWLYDKSMDYTKAEKILRSVLAKNKENEWVLSELGYCLSGQGKYEEALEYFLAVKDYEGDEGWLYQKIAICYKNLDKKEEALKYYLMAAELDEEDTYSMSDIAWLYNNLGKHGEALKFLQRLEKIGVDDSWTNTEYAYCLSKLNRYEEAIEKYRYALKLDDEEKDEAYIYSQLGLCNRNLERYEEAIEAFTQAKKWGRNDAWINDEIGHCYKKKGDIKKALEFYLIAEKENKKDPYLMSDIAWIYDGLGQYEEGLKYIKKAVKLGRDDAWLNEEYGACLAGLDRYEEAIEKYKYALNLDDEGKDEAYIYSQLGWCYRQLEDYEKALECQNQAREFGRNDIWLNTEISVCYEKLGDYEKALEYALIAYELDRDDIRSLSQVGWFYDYMEKYEDGLPFLLRAEELGRDDEWINTEIATNLGRSGKTSEGIERLHKSLAMVSEEDINQRIFINSEIAWLYGRLEEPQPEEALKYLNIAKELGRDDQWLHSEIGYQLGYNQEKRKESLEHFDRAMELGRNDAWIFEMRGIVLLDLNRYQEALDSFRNAYDLNSDSWYLYSMGRCLRGLERYEEAIKVLLESRQISIDKNDVVDGEDFELAYCYIGIGDKENAQKYLDSARDSVTQRGVLNDYMKEKIEEIEKGILSLNQFLN
- a CDS encoding ABC transporter substrate-binding protein, with the protein product MYISKSMSIKSIVEKYPETIPVFANIGFKGLDNPAVLQKLEEQGITLEKAMMIKKEDVDAFIPMLQHAIASVEREDEGVKEASLMGLLPCPVRIPLLEGFEKYLADNKDIKVKYELKAAYSGLGWIKDEVIDKNDIDKLADMFISAGFDLFFDKDLMGKFKEQGIFKDMTGIEKYNTDFDNENIHLKDPHGDYSMIGVVPAIFIVNKAALNGREVPRSWEDLLKPEFAKSVSLPIADFDLFNSILIHIYKLYGFEGVKSLGQSLLSNLHPAQMVKAKEPVVTIMPYFFSKMVPEKGPKEVIWPKEGAIISPIFMLTKASKAKELDKIIKFMSGKAVGDTLANQGLFPSVHPEVKNPVNGRPMLWVGWDFIYSNDMGELIKKCEETFKEGAGE